Proteins found in one Neodiprion lecontei isolate iyNeoLeco1 chromosome 6, iyNeoLeco1.1, whole genome shotgun sequence genomic segment:
- the LOC107220657 gene encoding lipase 3 isoform X1, protein MTEGLDHDEVHISTPELIRLHGYPAETHHAWTKDGYRLEMHRVPRPLSERIPIGTTATDEDSPVQSGSSEDLSSAAGRPRPTRVLNDRLPVLVLHGLLSSSADFVLLGPQKALAYALCDSGYDVWLGNSRGNAYSQIHKQYTIKDKQFWDFRNCPVSASWHEMGYYDLPAMIDYILEVTGHTSMYYVGYSQGTTIFYVMASELPEYNSKIRAMVSLAPIAFLAHQRSPLIKCTVHFYNLMEWGSSYCNIHQWFPRNKLQARALGTLIRNAPGPLTKGVCTSWLYLIAGFGSNQLDKAMLPLIFGHFPAGSSYKQIIHYGQSVQSGSFQKFDYGKKKNLEIYGSIQPPKYNLDKVKVPVTIFYSENDFMTDPRDVARLADKLPNVIEKYKIPYAKFNHIDYLWGVDAKTLVYNYVIKILKRS, encoded by the exons ATGACCGAAGGGTTGGATCACGACGAAGTTCACATATCGACA CCCGAGTTAATAAGACTGCACGGTTATCCAGCCGAGACTCATCACGCCTGGACGAAAGATGGATATCGTCTTGAAATGCATCGTGTGCCCCGGCCTTTGTCCGAGAGGATACCCATTGGCACAACTGCAACGGACGAGGATAGTCCAGTACAGTCGGGATCGAGTGAGGATTTATCATCAGCTGCCGGAAGACCCAGGCCAACAAGGGTCTTGAACGACAGGTTGCCTGTACTTGTTCTTCACGGTCTTCTGTCCAGTTCCGCGGACTTTGTTCTTCTCGGACCACAAAAGGCTCTCG CTTACGCATTGTGTGACAGTGGTTATGACGTTTGGCTTGGAAACTCCCGAGGAAATGCATACTCCCAGATTCATAAACAGTACACGATCAAAGACAAGCAGTTTTGGGACTTTAG AAATTGTCCGGTTTCCGCAAGTTGGCACGAGATGGGCTACTACGATCTTCCAGCGATGATCGACTACATCCTCGAAGTTACCGGGCACACGTCGATGTACTACGTCGGTTACAGCCAAGGTACGACGATTTTCTATGTAATGGCGAGTGAGCTACCGGAGTATAACTCGAAGATCAGGGCTATGGTCAGTCTTGCGCCAATCGCCTTTCTGGCGCATCAAAGAAGTCCGCTGATCAAGTGCACCGTACACTTTTACAATCTTATGGAG TGGGGTTCTTCGTACTGCAACATTCACCAGTGGTTTCCGCGAAACAAGCTCCAGGCCCGCGCTCTGGGTACGCTGATACGCAATGCTCCTGGGCCATTGACAAAGGGCGTGTGCACATCATGGCTTTACCTTATTGCTGGATTTGGCAGCAATCAACTAGACAAAGCGATGTTACCTCTAATTTTTGGCCACTTTCCCGCCGGCTCGTCGTACAAGCAGATTATTCACTACGGACAAAGCGTTCAGTCAG ggtcttttcaaaaatttgactaCGGGAAAAAGAAGAACCTGGAAATTTATGGTAGCATTCAACCGCCCAAATACAACCTTGATAAAGTCAAAGTCCCTGTCACGATATTTTACAGCGAGAACGACTTCATGACTGATCCACGC GATGTGGCGCGGCTAGCGGATAAACTACCCAACGTTATCGAGAAGTACAAGATCCCTTATGCCAAATTTAATCACATCGATTACCTGTGGGGTGTAGATGCCAAAACCCTCGTGTACAACtacgtaataaaaattctgaaacggTCGTAG
- the LOC107220657 gene encoding lipase 3 isoform X3 encodes MHRVPRPLSERIPIGTTATDEDSPVQSGSSEDLSSAAGRPRPTRVLNDRLPVLVLHGLLSSSADFVLLGPQKALAYALCDSGYDVWLGNSRGNAYSQIHKQYTIKDKQFWDFRNCPVSASWHEMGYYDLPAMIDYILEVTGHTSMYYVGYSQGTTIFYVMASELPEYNSKIRAMVSLAPIAFLAHQRSPLIKCTVHFYNLMEWGSSYCNIHQWFPRNKLQARALGTLIRNAPGPLTKGVCTSWLYLIAGFGSNQLDKAMLPLIFGHFPAGSSYKQIIHYGQSVQSGSFQKFDYGKKKNLEIYGSIQPPKYNLDKVKVPVTIFYSENDFMTDPRDVARLADKLPNVIEKYKIPYAKFNHIDYLWGVDAKTLVYNYVIKILKRS; translated from the exons ATGCATCGTGTGCCCCGGCCTTTGTCCGAGAGGATACCCATTGGCACAACTGCAACGGACGAGGATAGTCCAGTACAGTCGGGATCGAGTGAGGATTTATCATCAGCTGCCGGAAGACCCAGGCCAACAAGGGTCTTGAACGACAGGTTGCCTGTACTTGTTCTTCACGGTCTTCTGTCCAGTTCCGCGGACTTTGTTCTTCTCGGACCACAAAAGGCTCTCG CTTACGCATTGTGTGACAGTGGTTATGACGTTTGGCTTGGAAACTCCCGAGGAAATGCATACTCCCAGATTCATAAACAGTACACGATCAAAGACAAGCAGTTTTGGGACTTTAG AAATTGTCCGGTTTCCGCAAGTTGGCACGAGATGGGCTACTACGATCTTCCAGCGATGATCGACTACATCCTCGAAGTTACCGGGCACACGTCGATGTACTACGTCGGTTACAGCCAAGGTACGACGATTTTCTATGTAATGGCGAGTGAGCTACCGGAGTATAACTCGAAGATCAGGGCTATGGTCAGTCTTGCGCCAATCGCCTTTCTGGCGCATCAAAGAAGTCCGCTGATCAAGTGCACCGTACACTTTTACAATCTTATGGAG TGGGGTTCTTCGTACTGCAACATTCACCAGTGGTTTCCGCGAAACAAGCTCCAGGCCCGCGCTCTGGGTACGCTGATACGCAATGCTCCTGGGCCATTGACAAAGGGCGTGTGCACATCATGGCTTTACCTTATTGCTGGATTTGGCAGCAATCAACTAGACAAAGCGATGTTACCTCTAATTTTTGGCCACTTTCCCGCCGGCTCGTCGTACAAGCAGATTATTCACTACGGACAAAGCGTTCAGTCAG ggtcttttcaaaaatttgactaCGGGAAAAAGAAGAACCTGGAAATTTATGGTAGCATTCAACCGCCCAAATACAACCTTGATAAAGTCAAAGTCCCTGTCACGATATTTTACAGCGAGAACGACTTCATGACTGATCCACGC GATGTGGCGCGGCTAGCGGATAAACTACCCAACGTTATCGAGAAGTACAAGATCCCTTATGCCAAATTTAATCACATCGATTACCTGTGGGGTGTAGATGCCAAAACCCTCGTGTACAACtacgtaataaaaattctgaaacggTCGTAG
- the LOC107220656 gene encoding gamma-aminobutyric acid receptor subunit beta-like isoform X1, with amino-acid sequence MFERQPYSCGTRRTHSEHLRFILRLHLSDEMFTKHHALLIFLLLYLEHRRVWSTGESSETTTDTRISDRLENVTQTISRILEGYDIRLRPNFGGEPLLVGMDLTIASFDAISEVNMDYTITMYLNQYWKDERLAFSHEEEILTLSGDFAEKIWVPDTFFANDKNSFLHDVTERNKLVRLSGDGSVTYGMRFTTTLACMMDLHYYPLDSQNCTVEIESYGYTVLDVVMYWKETPVRGVEEAELPQFTIIGYETNDRKERLATGIYQRLSLSFKLQRNIGYFVFQTYLPSILIVMLSWVSFWINHEATSARVALGITTVLTMTTISTGVRSSLPRISYVKAIDIYLVMCFVFVFAALLEYAAVNYTYWGARAKKKTKKKEGTEKKSVTTAKTGGEASSPFAESTDADIIELQDLRMSPLPSIRSRSGIVAAPDGAGVPVRDHDPAKFPPSFRISRPPGYNTHCRTSGLRYRGARQHKPKVLHALRRGASVLRASMPKIKDVNIIDKYSRIVFPVSFLLFNAVYWIFYIL; translated from the exons GAGCACTGGGGAGAGCAGTGAAACCACCACCGACACTAGGATATCGGATAGATTGGAAAATGTAACCCAAACAATTTCTAGGATTCTTGAGGGATACGACATTCGGCTGAGACCAAACTTTGGTG GTGAACCACTCTTGGTCGGAATGGATTTGACAATCGCCAGTTTTGACGCCATATCAGAGGTCAACATG GACTATACCATAACCATGTATCTGAATCAGTACTGGAAAGATGAGAGGTTGGCGTTTTCGCACGAAGAAGAAATTCTGACGCTTAGTGGGGATTTTGCCGAAAAGATTTGGGTGCCTGATACCTTTTTTGCTAACGATAAGAACAG CTTTCTACATGACGTGACGGAGCGAAACAAGTTGGTGCGTCTGTCAGGGGATGGATCTGTCACTTACGGGATGAGGTTTACAACAACCTTGGCCTGCATGATGGATCTTCACTATTATCCACTGGACTCTCAAAATTGCACTGTCGAAATTGAAAGCT ATGGGTACACGGTTCTGGACGTTGTCATGTACTGGAAGGAGACACCGGTCCGTGGTGTTGAAGAAGCCGAGTTGCCACAATTTACGATTATCGGCTACGAGACAAATGATCGTAAGGAAAGATTGGCGACTGGCATCTATCAGCGACTTTCTCTCAGCTTCAAGCTGCAAAGAAATATCGGCTACTTTGTCTTTCAAACCTACCTACCCAGCATTCTGATCGTAATGCTTAGCTGGGTCAGCTTCTGGATAAACCACGAGGCAACCAGCGCGAGAGTCGCACTGG gtattaccacTGTGCTGACGATGACTACGATATCAACGGGCGTCAGGAGTTCCTTGCCAAGAATAAGCTACGTGAAGGCGATTGACATATATCTCGTAATGTGTTTCGTGTTTGTATTCGCCGCCCTCCTAGAGTATGCGGCTGTAAACTATACGTACTGGGGTGCCAGGGCTAAAAAGAAGACTAAGAAGAAGGAAGGAACGGAGAAAAAATCAGTTACCACGGCAAAAACTG GTGGCGAAGCGAGCTCGCCATTTGCCGAATCGACAGATGCAGATATCATAGAGCTCCAAGATCTGAGAATGTCACCATTGCCCAGCATAAGAAGCAGGTCAGGAATCGTGGCTGCTCCGGATGGTGCAGGAGTACCGGTTCGGGATCACGACCCGGCCAAATTTCCTCCAAGCTTCCGAATTTCTCGACCTCCGGGATACAACACTCACTGTAGAACGAGCGGTTTGCGGTACAGGGGCGCCAGGCAGCACAAACCCAAA GTATTACATGCATTACGAAGAGGTGCCTCGGTATTGCGAGCTTCGATGCCGAAGATCAAAGACGTTAACATCATCGACAAGTATtcaagaattgtttttcccgtCAGTTTCCTTCTGTTCAACGCTGTGTACTGGATTTTCTACATCCTCTAA
- the LOC107220657 gene encoding lipase 3 isoform X2, which produces MTEGLDHDEVHISTPELIRLHGYPAETHHAWTKDGYRLEMHRVPRPLSERIPIGTTATDEDSPVQSGSSEDLSSAAGRPRPTRVLNDRLPVLVLHGLLSSSADFVLLGPQKALAYALCDSGYDVWLGNSRGNAYSQIHKQYTIKDKQFWDFSWHEMGYYDLPAMIDYILEVTGHTSMYYVGYSQGTTIFYVMASELPEYNSKIRAMVSLAPIAFLAHQRSPLIKCTVHFYNLMEWGSSYCNIHQWFPRNKLQARALGTLIRNAPGPLTKGVCTSWLYLIAGFGSNQLDKAMLPLIFGHFPAGSSYKQIIHYGQSVQSGSFQKFDYGKKKNLEIYGSIQPPKYNLDKVKVPVTIFYSENDFMTDPRDVARLADKLPNVIEKYKIPYAKFNHIDYLWGVDAKTLVYNYVIKILKRS; this is translated from the exons ATGACCGAAGGGTTGGATCACGACGAAGTTCACATATCGACA CCCGAGTTAATAAGACTGCACGGTTATCCAGCCGAGACTCATCACGCCTGGACGAAAGATGGATATCGTCTTGAAATGCATCGTGTGCCCCGGCCTTTGTCCGAGAGGATACCCATTGGCACAACTGCAACGGACGAGGATAGTCCAGTACAGTCGGGATCGAGTGAGGATTTATCATCAGCTGCCGGAAGACCCAGGCCAACAAGGGTCTTGAACGACAGGTTGCCTGTACTTGTTCTTCACGGTCTTCTGTCCAGTTCCGCGGACTTTGTTCTTCTCGGACCACAAAAGGCTCTCG CTTACGCATTGTGTGACAGTGGTTATGACGTTTGGCTTGGAAACTCCCGAGGAAATGCATACTCCCAGATTCATAAACAGTACACGATCAAAGACAAGCAGTTTTGGGACTTTAG TTGGCACGAGATGGGCTACTACGATCTTCCAGCGATGATCGACTACATCCTCGAAGTTACCGGGCACACGTCGATGTACTACGTCGGTTACAGCCAAGGTACGACGATTTTCTATGTAATGGCGAGTGAGCTACCGGAGTATAACTCGAAGATCAGGGCTATGGTCAGTCTTGCGCCAATCGCCTTTCTGGCGCATCAAAGAAGTCCGCTGATCAAGTGCACCGTACACTTTTACAATCTTATGGAG TGGGGTTCTTCGTACTGCAACATTCACCAGTGGTTTCCGCGAAACAAGCTCCAGGCCCGCGCTCTGGGTACGCTGATACGCAATGCTCCTGGGCCATTGACAAAGGGCGTGTGCACATCATGGCTTTACCTTATTGCTGGATTTGGCAGCAATCAACTAGACAAAGCGATGTTACCTCTAATTTTTGGCCACTTTCCCGCCGGCTCGTCGTACAAGCAGATTATTCACTACGGACAAAGCGTTCAGTCAG ggtcttttcaaaaatttgactaCGGGAAAAAGAAGAACCTGGAAATTTATGGTAGCATTCAACCGCCCAAATACAACCTTGATAAAGTCAAAGTCCCTGTCACGATATTTTACAGCGAGAACGACTTCATGACTGATCCACGC GATGTGGCGCGGCTAGCGGATAAACTACCCAACGTTATCGAGAAGTACAAGATCCCTTATGCCAAATTTAATCACATCGATTACCTGTGGGGTGTAGATGCCAAAACCCTCGTGTACAACtacgtaataaaaattctgaaacggTCGTAG
- the LOC107220656 gene encoding gamma-aminobutyric acid receptor subunit beta-like isoform X2 translates to MFTKHHALLIFLLLYLEHRRVWSTGESSETTTDTRISDRLENVTQTISRILEGYDIRLRPNFGGEPLLVGMDLTIASFDAISEVNMVSLGNTYAKTLHHDSETNDMDYTITMYLNQYWKDERLAFSHEEEILTLSGDFAEKIWVPDTFFANDKNSFLHDVTERNKLVRLSGDGSVTYGMRFTTTLACMMDLHYYPLDSQNCTVEIESYGYTVLDVVMYWKETPVRGVEEAELPQFTIIGYETNDRKERLATGIYQRLSLSFKLQRNIGYFVFQTYLPSILIVMLSWVSFWINHEATSARVALGITTVLTMTTISTGVRSSLPRISYVKAIDIYLVMCFVFVFAALLEYAAVNYTYWGARAKKKTKKKEGTEKKSVTTAKTGGEASSPFAESTDADIIELQDLRMSPLPSIRSRSGIVAAPDGAGVPVRDHDPAKFPPSFRISRPPGYNTHCRTSGLRYRGARQHKPKVLHALRRGASVLRASMPKIKDVNIIDKYSRIVFPVSFLLFNAVYWIFYIL, encoded by the exons GAGCACTGGGGAGAGCAGTGAAACCACCACCGACACTAGGATATCGGATAGATTGGAAAATGTAACCCAAACAATTTCTAGGATTCTTGAGGGATACGACATTCGGCTGAGACCAAACTTTGGTG GTGAACCACTCTTGGTCGGAATGGATTTGACAATCGCCAGTTTTGACGCCATATCAGAGGTCAACATGGTAAGTCTTGGGAATACTTATGCCAAAACACTGCATCATGATTCGGAGACAAATGATATG GACTATACCATAACCATGTATCTGAATCAGTACTGGAAAGATGAGAGGTTGGCGTTTTCGCACGAAGAAGAAATTCTGACGCTTAGTGGGGATTTTGCCGAAAAGATTTGGGTGCCTGATACCTTTTTTGCTAACGATAAGAACAG CTTTCTACATGACGTGACGGAGCGAAACAAGTTGGTGCGTCTGTCAGGGGATGGATCTGTCACTTACGGGATGAGGTTTACAACAACCTTGGCCTGCATGATGGATCTTCACTATTATCCACTGGACTCTCAAAATTGCACTGTCGAAATTGAAAGCT ATGGGTACACGGTTCTGGACGTTGTCATGTACTGGAAGGAGACACCGGTCCGTGGTGTTGAAGAAGCCGAGTTGCCACAATTTACGATTATCGGCTACGAGACAAATGATCGTAAGGAAAGATTGGCGACTGGCATCTATCAGCGACTTTCTCTCAGCTTCAAGCTGCAAAGAAATATCGGCTACTTTGTCTTTCAAACCTACCTACCCAGCATTCTGATCGTAATGCTTAGCTGGGTCAGCTTCTGGATAAACCACGAGGCAACCAGCGCGAGAGTCGCACTGG gtattaccacTGTGCTGACGATGACTACGATATCAACGGGCGTCAGGAGTTCCTTGCCAAGAATAAGCTACGTGAAGGCGATTGACATATATCTCGTAATGTGTTTCGTGTTTGTATTCGCCGCCCTCCTAGAGTATGCGGCTGTAAACTATACGTACTGGGGTGCCAGGGCTAAAAAGAAGACTAAGAAGAAGGAAGGAACGGAGAAAAAATCAGTTACCACGGCAAAAACTG GTGGCGAAGCGAGCTCGCCATTTGCCGAATCGACAGATGCAGATATCATAGAGCTCCAAGATCTGAGAATGTCACCATTGCCCAGCATAAGAAGCAGGTCAGGAATCGTGGCTGCTCCGGATGGTGCAGGAGTACCGGTTCGGGATCACGACCCGGCCAAATTTCCTCCAAGCTTCCGAATTTCTCGACCTCCGGGATACAACACTCACTGTAGAACGAGCGGTTTGCGGTACAGGGGCGCCAGGCAGCACAAACCCAAA GTATTACATGCATTACGAAGAGGTGCCTCGGTATTGCGAGCTTCGATGCCGAAGATCAAAGACGTTAACATCATCGACAAGTATtcaagaattgtttttcccgtCAGTTTCCTTCTGTTCAACGCTGTGTACTGGATTTTCTACATCCTCTAA